AAATGGTGCAATCTTGCCATCTGATACCGCCCACAGCTCTCCGACACTTCCAGATATCAAATGCTCGTCGTGACTTACCTGCAAGCAAGGAGGGAGATATAGCAATTTGATTAGAAATGCAAGTTCAAACAATAAAATTagtagagagaaagaagatgagaCTTCGAGAAGCTTGTGTACGTACCATGAGAACTCCTCCTTGGAAGAGAACAAGACCTTGGATGAGCGCCTCCACAGCATCCAAATCCTGCCAACATGGAAACACAACAGTGAGACAAGCAAAACAGCACTTGTCAATGAATTTCCAGTGATATTTGACAAAAAATTATCCCTGGTGATTTTAAGCAGAAGCGCAACTTTCACACATGGGAACAGACTTACAAGATGATTGGATGGCTCGTCCAGCAGAATAATGTGTGGCTTCTTGAATGTTATCTTTGCAAAAGCAACCCTGCTCTTCTGACCACCTGGATATCATTACGTTCAGCAATCCAGTCGACAGTCATTGAAAAATACTGGGTTGTTACAATTTATATGCTTACATATCAGCTCATTCTTGTTTTAAGCATTTGAGTTTGACAATGAAATCGATATATCACGTCAACTAAGCAGCTCTCAACTACATGATAGAAGCAGACCGACCAAATTTTCATGGCTACAGCACATATCTTGTTTTCTACTGATAGTTCCTTCTACATTTCGCCAGTTCTCAAACTACTTAAGAACTAGGTGATAGGTCCCAACATGCTCTTTAAACTTACCCATCTGGATATACTAGACATGATCCAGACATTTTGTTAACCAAAGATGGGCATTGAAGGAGAGATATACCTGACAAAGTGTACATAGGTTGAAGTGCAAGATTTCCAGTGACACCCAAAGAACCCAAGTGAGATCGAAGTTTCTGTTCAGGGACTCCCTGGAAAGAGAAAAAGACAGAAGTCAGTGATTCTGATGTGTGTGTCTGGGTCTGGGTTTGTGTACTGTTCAATATATcgggtagaatatgaaagaattcATCAGTATAAAGCAAGTAAGCAACAGATCAGTAACTTACAGGATAGCAACGCATCATGTACAGAAGGGGATTTGAAGTTAAATCGAGCCCATCTACATGATGCTGACTAAAGACAGCAATACGAACCTGCAGAATATACAAAAATTAGCAATAAAGGAACATTTCGGTGGAAGAACGGATCAGAAGTTATGCATTCAGATAAGTAAAGGGAACGTGCATAGCAAGAAAAGCGTTAACTAAATCATAGAGTAAACAAATAGCCAAGACTTTTTAAGCTTTTTAAGCACATGAGAACACATATAATCAGGTTAATAAACTCAAATAGTTCAAGCAAGCCTAAAGGTTTGCAAAAGCAGAAACAACATCTAAAGCACCCAAGATTTTTTATTCTTCTCCACCCTTTCTTGTTGGCATGtacgaaacatgaaatatcacaTATGGGTATATGGGATCTTGAGCTATACCTTAGCTGATCGGAAAACAGTTCCAGAGCTCGGTTGTAGCTCCCCTGAAATCAATTTGAGAATTGTTGACTTTCCTATTCCATTGGGACCGACCACTGCAAAGCAATTTCAGTATTCAGAAAATTGTAACAAAGAAGAACTAAATTAAAAAACTCATTCAGCAGTATATCACAAATTTTTCCCCATAATACAGGAAAGGTGAAGATAATAGGTTGATCCTTACTTGCAACACGACTGTCAAGATCAATACCGAAGTTCAAATTCTTAAACAGTAAAGGTCCACCAGGGTAACCAAATGATGCGTCGCTGTGATAGAAGGTGAAACATAATAAGAACTTAAGAAGGCAACAACTTTGTGTGAGTGCTCGATGAAAAGAATAGATGATTAatataagaaaataagaattatACAAATTTCTAAATCTGGTCAGATTGGCCGTTGAATATTCACAGTTTTTAGCGATAAATAGTGTAAGCTGGAATAGTGGCACCAGAGCTACAAAGACAACTCAGACGTCCATATGAACTCCTTTTCGACAATCCAACAGAATTTAACACGGAAACTTATCACTAAGCATCAGAATGTTTTCTAAATACTATACTTCTGGGTTTTTGTCATAAACTCATAGTGGAAACATATATATCAAACAACAAGATGGAGCAACAATACGGAAATAAGTTACACAAAAAGCTTTCTTAGTGGAACTGTGCGACAAACCTGAAACTTATAATAGGAGCCCCTGGTCTGTCATCCGGTGTGGGGAACTCAAACTTGTAGCTGCATAACAACATATATTAGGAAGTTAACCAATGGAGTCGAGTAAATATAGAAAACCAAGAGAAGCAAACAAGTGACTGACAATATCCGAAGTCTTGTTGTTTATAAGTTCTAGATTTTTAATAAGGATCAATAGAACTAGTGCATACTCAGGGTCATTTATGACTTCATCCACAGTGCCCAATCGCTCAATTGCCTGGAGAAATCACGCACAAGCAACCATAAGAAAGAAAATTATCCCATAGAGGCCTTAGAATACAAAATCTCAAAACAAACATTTAAAACGCTCTATGCCCAAAACTAATCCAACTACTGAACAAATACATGAGATAAAAAGATCCAGTGCTCACAGCTGCCAAATTGGTTCAAGAGAACTAACTCAAATGGCAATAACATAGGTTTTAAATAGGTTCTAATACTATATAAAGCGAACGGTAAAAATTACCTTAATTCTTGATTGAACTAATGATGCCCTCTTTGCGTTGTAACGGAACTTATCAACGAAAGCCTGCAAAAGCAATGGTTAGAAACTAATAAAGTTTCACCAACTTTTCTGATCTCACCAATTagtttcaaatgattaaataatACAGGGAAAAAGAAACGATTGCATCCTCATTCATTTGGTTAGTAAGCAGAAGTGAACCTGCATATGAGCTTTGGCTTTTTCACTCGAATCAAAGGCCTTCTGCTGGTTCTTCATCTGCTCCTCGCGTGTCCTTTCAAATGTATCATAGTCCCCCTTGTAGGCTGTCAGTTTCTGTGCTTGTAGATGAAGAATATCGGTAACCACCTGAAGAAAGTATCGTAGATGAATCAGTGACCAAAATATAAGTAGcacatcaaaaccaaaaaaaagtcAAAAGAGTGAGAAAATCCTTACAGTGTTCAAGAACTCCCTAGCATGAGAAACAACTATAAATGTTTTCGGCCATTTAACGAGGTATGTCTCCAGCCATAGAACAGCATGAAGATCAAGATGATTCTGCGATGAAATGTGTTTAGTTTAATTCCTTGAAAGAAAACATAGATCTTGATGACACATTACACGCAGCGGACATACTGTAGGCTCGTCAAGAAGTAACAAATCAGGCTCTATAAAGAGTGCACGAGCAAGAGCAATTCGCATTCTCCATCCTCCGGAAAAGGTTTTGGTGGCCTTCCGCTGCATTTCTGGAGTGAAACTAAGTCCCTGGACATCATTTAAAGTCAACAGGTTACTAATCATAAATGAGCAACTCTGAGCTACCAATATATAAAAACGCGGAAGTGTCATTACGGCTTACAAATTTGAGATACGAGAATACATCAATGTCTTAGTTTCGATCAGTATGATACTGTGGTATAATACTAAAATGTTTCTAGAACACTTGGCAAAATTAGACACAGGAATAGATGGTAGCAGCAAATATGTGACAACCTATACAGGATATATACACCCAGTACTTCTGCTTATAAGGAACGTTTATGATGAGTTTAATTGCAACaagaaagagtgaaaagtaacAGTTCAATAGTCCAGGTGTGAACTTATGTGCAAGGTAATATACTCGATTTTATGTTGTGATCAGAAAATGTGCATGTAGTGAATTAAGTGTAGGAATGAGAGGCAAGGTCTTCAATGGATGTGTACTTACTTTGTGGATGAATTGGATGCTGTATATTTTAATCAATCTctttaaataaaaagaaaattgagaGTTTGAAATTTCCCAATATTTAATGCTTATGATTCAGAAAGTTTGCATTAGAGATGTCGAAGTTACCAGGTTCTGCACTGCACACATGAATAACTTGTGACCCATATTAAATTTTACTGGCTTGAATTGTATACTCAGTACCGTGCCCCCTCCTAATTTGCATGAACATTGTTCTTTGATTCTAAATTTTTTGACATCCACCCCCTAAAGCTGGCCTTTTATGACATGCCCTCACTGCATTGCACCCCTCAAAGACCTCTAAACTAATAAGGAATtttaaacaacaaaataaaaataaaaggaacCCATAATTTCATATGCAGGGGGACTCCTATTGTGCACATTATTGGATAGCCAGTAGCTAACTAGCCTGAATGGTAGTGTCCTTTTAGCCTCTTAAATAATTACTCCAAACAATATGATGAAGATAACAAAAGTAAGATGGTTTTTATTTGATTCGTCGATATGaattgtccatttaaacagatactaaaagtataagaagtatccagTCCAATAGCATGAAAGTTTCAGAACTAACCGCAAGAATGGAAGCTGCCCGTGATTCTGCTGAATCTGCATCAATGAACTCAAGCCTTTTATATACTTGTTCCAGCTTTTGTGAAATAGCATCTTTGTCCAATGCTTCACCGGGCTTCGCGTTGCTCTTTTCTGTTGCAGTCTCGAACTCCAAATCTCTCTGCAGGACGAAATAGTTTCAGTAGCCTTAGTCATTTGCTCATAATGTAATGAAATGCAGACACAATAGATGGTAGCAACAACTAACAGAGTATGATTATGCGAAAAGCAATGAATTGCTTCAATCTGGAAAGACAAAATCTAAGTTACTGGTATACCTGAAGTGCAGTTAGACGAGCTTCTTCTTTCAGGAGTTGAAATCTCTCAACATCCGCATTAAGAACACATTGCAAAGCCGATGTATCATCACCAACAACTTCTTGCTCCACGTGTAAAATCTGGCAGTTCTTAGGAATACCATCAATAGCATGCATTGCCATATACCTGAGGAAAGTAGTCTTCCCTGTACCATTTCTTCCAACAAGACCTACATGAGAGCATTTTGGAAAACAGTCATCAAAACAGCTGATAAAAGTAATAATACCCGATTAAGGAACACCTGGAAACCACTCCTCACAGAGATTGCAACCAGAAACAAATCCTTCCATGATACTCTCGCATTTTTTATAAATAACAACTGAGCAAAAATACAAGTCTCAGAGAGACAGATAAAAAAATTGAATTACCATAATGCCTCCCAAAAGAGAGTGTGACAGACCCATCCTGAATGAGTTCACGACCTCCGATTGAAACACTAAAGTTCTCCATATGGATATCTTTCACAGCAGGACCCTCGACGTTGTTATCGTGGTTAACTGACACAACTGGCATCCCTTCTTTAGCTGCTTCCATTTCCGCCAAATGCATCAGATATTGTGCCTGTGTCATGACAGAGGACAAAACAAAATGGATATCATAACTGACTCCTACACCATGTTCCCTTAAAACCAAGTCTAAATAATTGGGTGTTCAATTTAAATGTCGTCTCACCTCTCTTTGACGCTCATCCTTCCTCTTTTTCCTTTCAAGCTTTGCCCTATCACGTTCAGTCAAAGTAGGACCTTCTTGCAACTCCACAGGTTGTTTCTTTGGAACTGCATCCTGGTCCATTCCATCAAACATCCGCAAGGGTGTTGCAAGACTTCGCACAGCTAACTTAGGTTTAACCAATCCATGCTTTCCAAACTTATCAGATAGCTTGATACAGACCTATATTGAGAACTAATCATTCAATAACCTTCAATGAAATAAAATAACATGCAAGGTAATAAAAAGAGTCCTAAACATAACATAGCAAGCAAATTACGTGTACGTCTTATATTGGCGACATCTTGAATGACGGCAGGTAAAGCAAAATTGGTTTCCCCACATGAAAAGGAATCAAAGGTATATTTTGATTGAAGTAAACAAAACATTATCCACACCTAAGGCTTCCATATCAAAAAACCTATATCATGTTTTTTCCAACTACAAAATGACCTTTAACAACTAGAAAGCATATTATGTACTCCATTTGTAGCAGCCCTTCAACCAGAACTAACAAACAAAGAGATGAGACCCCAAAATGCGATATAGTGAGTCCTACAATCTCGTCCCTCCCATACCCAACACTAGTGCAAACATGGTACATACAGCATTATCTTACAGAACAATTTGTATACACTACTAATCCATGCTTGAAACAATACACACAAAACCAAGAAGGATGTCTAAACAGCCTCAAACATGAATCTCTAAAGACCCCAAACCACAACTTCCCCTATGTTTCAGTTTCCAAAGACCATTTCTACAAGTAGTTAAAGCCTAAATATCACTAAAACAGAACATGAATAACACGGATTAAGAATAACATAATATAGTGATAATTCAAATTTCCCTCAATTATATCGGGCAAAAAGAGAGATGAGATCCTACAAAGCGAGGTACGGAGGTAGTAGCACAAAGTAACTCCTAAATGTAGAATCTCACCCATCACTCTCGCCCAGCGCTGGTGCAAACAGGGTACAAATAGTATCATTACTTTTAAGTAATTGTATCCAATACTAATTCTTGCTTGGAACAGTACAAGGAAATGAATAACGTGAATCTGTAATGAACACTCACTGTAATTTCACTAAGATAGAGCATGAAAAATACAGATTAAGAGATGCAAAACCCCGACTAAAATGTGGTGATTTGGTTGACATCTGGAATGGTGGAAAATAAAACTACAATTGGCTTCCCCCACATGAAAAAGAATCAAATGTACATTTTCAAGGGAATGGAGTTGACAATAAAAATTTTAAACCAGTGGGTTTTAAGGAGTACCACGATATTTACGTCCTACTAAACAACCTATATCCTTTTTTTCCCGACAACAAAATGACCTTCAACCACAATAGTAGTATTCCATTTGCAACAGCCCGTCAACCAGAATTACCGAACAAAGAGATGAGACCTTAAAATGCATTATAGTGAGTCCTAAATGTACAATCCCATCCCTCCCATACCCAAGACTAGTTCAAAAACAGTATTATCTTGAAGAAAAGATCGTTCACATTACTAATCCATACTGGATAAAATACACACAAAAGCCAAAAACCAAGAAGTATGTCTAAAGAGCCTCAAACATGAGTTAGTAAAGAACCCTAACCACAATTACCCCTATGTTTCAGTTTCCAAAGACCATTTCTACAAGTAGCTAAAACCCTAAATATCACTAACATAGAACATGAATAACACGGATTAAGATTAAGGTAACATAGTAGTAATACACATTTCCTATTTACTTCATTTGCACCAGCTTTCATCAACAATGTAGGGCAAACAGAGAGTTGACATCCTAAAACCCGAGTAAGCAAAGTATTTAACTCCTAAATGTAGAATCTCATCCCTCCCTTGGCCAAAGATGACGCAAACAGGGTATAAACAGTATCATCAAAACTTTTAACAATTGTATACAGTTCCAATTCATGCTTGAAACAATACATGGAAACGTGAATGACTTGTATTGTTTCAAGCATGAATTAGAACTGTATACAATTGTTAAAATGCAATGAACACTCTCTACAATTTTCACTAACTTTCAGTCACTAAGATAGAACACGAAGAATACTGATAAAGGATAAGGTAATATAGTAGTAATATACATTTCTTATTCACTCCATCTGCGCCAGCTCCCTTCAACCAAATACGAGCAAACAGAGAGATGATATCCTAAAATGCAATTTAGTAATGCAAAGTGACTCCTAAACATAGAATCCCATCCTTCCCTCGCCCGATGCTGGCGCAAACACAGTACAAGTAATATCATAACTTCTAAATAAATGTATACAATACTAACTTATGCTTGAACCAGTACAAGGAAACGAATTAACATGAATCTGTAATGAACACTCACTAAATTTCAGTTTCCTAAACTTTAAATATCACTATGCAGGACAACGAATAACGCACACAACATGGTAGTAATATAAATTCCCTCTTTCCTATTCACTCAATTTGCACCAACTCCCTTTAACCACATGTGGGCAAACAGAGAGATGAGATTCTAAAATCCGAGGTAGTAAAACTCAAAGTGAGTCCTAAATGTAGAATCTCATCCTTCCGTTGCCCAATGCTGGTGCAAACACAGTATAAGTAGTATCATAACTTTTAAACAAATGTATGCAATACTAATTTATACTTCAAACAATACAAGTGAATCTGTGATGAACACTCACTAAATTACAGTTTCTTAAACCTTAAATATCACTATGACAGGACCACGTATAACGCACACAACACGGTAGTAATAGAACATTCCCTCTTTCCTATTTACTCAATTTGCACCAGCTACCTTCAACCACATATGGCAAACAGAGATGAGATTCTAAAACTCGAGGTACTAACCCAAAGTGAGTCCTAAAAGTAGAATCTCATCCCTCCCTTGCCCAACGATGGGGCAAACACGATACAAATAGCATTATCTCGAAAACAATCGTATACAGTACTAATCCATGCTTAAAACAATACAAGGAGACGTGAATCAGTCATGAACGCTCACTATAATTTTCAGTAACTTTCAGTCACTAAGATAGAACACGACGAACACTGATAAAGAATAAGGTAACATAGATGTCATATACATTTCTTATTTACTCCATTTGCACCAGCTCCCTTCAACCATATACGAGAAAACAGAGAGATGAGATCCTAAAATGCTAGGTAGTAATGCAAAGTAGTAACTCCTAAATGTAGAATCTCATCATTCCCTTGCCCGATGCGGGTGCAAACACAGTACAAGTAGTATCATAACTTCCAAACAAATGTATACAATACTAATTTATGCTTGAAACGATACAAGGAAACGAATTAACTTGAATCAGTAGTGAACACTCACTAAATTTCAGTTTCCTAAACCTTAAATATCACTATGACAAGACCACGAATAATGCACGCAACACAGTAGTAATATAACATTCCCTCTATCCTATTTACTCAATTTGCATCAGCTCCCTTCAACCACATGGGCAAACAGAGAAAACTCGAGGTAGTAACCCAAAGGTAGTCCTAAAAGTGAGTCCTAAAACAATCACATACGGCAGTAATTCATGCTTAACACAAGGAAACGTGAATCAGTAATGAACACTCACTATAATTTTCAGTAACTTTCGGTCACTAAGATAGAACACGAAGAATACTGATAAAGAATAAGGtaaagtagtagtagtagtatacATTTCTTATTTATTCCATTTGCACCAGCTCCCTTCAACCATATACGAGCAAACAGAGTGATGAGATCCTAAAATGCGAGGTAGTAATGCAAAGTAACTCCTAAACATAGAATCTCATCCTTCCCTTGCCCGATGCTGGCGCAAACACAGTACAAGTAGTATCATAACTTCTAAACAAGTGTACACAGTACTATTTTATGCTTGAAACAATACAAGGAAACATATTACCGTGAATCACTGAATTAGAGTTTCTTTCCTAAACCTTAAATATCACTACGACAGGACCACGAATAACGCACACAACATGGTAGTAATATAGCATTCCCTCTTTCTTGTTCACTCAATTTGCACCAGCTCCCTTCAACCATAAACGAGCAAACAGAGTGATGAGATCCTAAAACGCGAGGTAGTAATGCGAAGTATCTCCCAAACATAGAATCTCATCCCTCCCTTGCCCGATGCTGGCGCAAACACAGTACAAGTAGTAGCATAACTTCAAAACAAATGTATACAATAGTAATTTAtacttgtacttgaaacaatacAAGGAAATGAATTACTGTGAACCTGTAATGAACACTCACTAAATTTTAGTTTCCTACACCTTAAATATCACTATGACAGGACCACGAATTAAGCACACAACATTGTAGTAACATAAATTCCCTCTTTCCTATTCACTCAATTTGCACCAGCTCCCTTCAACCAATATGGGAAAACAGAGAGATGAGATCCTAAAATGCGAGGTAGTAACTCAAACTGAGTTCTAAATGTAGAATCCCATCCCTCCCTTGCTCAACGATGGGGAAAACACGGTACAAATAGCATTATCTCTAAAACAATCTTATATAATACTAATCTATGCTTGAAAACAACACAGGGAAACAAGCAAACGTGAACCTGCAATGTAATTCTCAGTttcctaaaccctaaatttcacTAAGATAGAATACAGATACAGGTATACAATAaggtaaaaccctaattagagtgtTTACATACCTCGCGACCTTCAGAATCATCTTCAACAGCACCAGAATCAACAAGTAATTCACCAATAGCATCAAAAGCACCTTCGCCTTCGATACCgaaatcaaaatcttcatcagctaagacattgattatgtaatctataattggtttatcaagaTCTTCAGCTCGAGGACCCAATACATCATATACTACTCTACTCGCTACTTCCACCATATCTTTAGATGATGATTTCCACTCAGTAAAACCctaatggagatgaagaagatgaagctcCTCGTCGTCCTCGAGACGGGGGAGAGGCTTTGGTTTTTTAGGACCAAGTGAGAAATGATGAAAGCGGTGCCCCTCTTTTATCCTAACTCGGGCCTATGGTCGGGTTTGCTTTGACTCGGTTAAATCGGAATCAACTAGGTATGACTCACTTGCTTAGCCTATTGGTTACAAAGAAACTGAATCAATTGCTTTCGCCACAAGGAGATCGGCCGATGGCAGCTGCTTCAACGGTGCTGCTTTCGCCACAAGGAGATCGGCCAATGGCAGCTACTTCAACGGCATTGCTTTCGCCACAAGGAGATCGGCTGATGGCAGCTGCTTTAACAGCACGATCAGGCTCATAACAGAAGAGCAAAGCATGAGTGAAAGGTATGAAATCTCTTCTATAAAAAGGCTcttcaatattttgaaaaaatcgaaaccAAAATGAGAAAAAGAGAGACGAAAAGAAAGGAATAACCAATCGATGAAGGAACATGAAACCATTTTATTTCAATAGAAGTACATGAAACAGTTAAGGGTAATGAAATAGGTGATGCCGTTGAATTTTGCGAGCTGTTCCAACCACTGATAGATGTAATTCCAAGAGCCGAACGAGAATGAATACCACGTAGAAGAGTTGAGAC
This portion of the Papaver somniferum cultivar HN1 chromosome 11, ASM357369v1, whole genome shotgun sequence genome encodes:
- the LOC113322108 gene encoding ABC transporter F family member 3-like, with product MVEVASRVVYDVLGPRAEDLDKPIIDYIINVLADEDFDFGIEGEGAFDAIGELLVDSGAVEDDSEGREVCIKLSDKFGKHGLVKPKLAVRSLATPLRMFDGMDQDAVPKKQPVELQEGPTLTERDRAKLERKKRKDERQREAQYLMHLAEMEAAKEGMPVVSVNHDNNVEGPAVKDIHMENFSVSIGGRELIQDGSVTLSFGRHYGLVGRNGTGKTTFLRYMAMHAIDGIPKNCQILHVEQEVVGDDTSALQCVLNADVERFQLLKEEARLTALQRDLEFETATEKSNAKPGEALDKDAISQKLEQVYKRLEFIDADSAESRAASILAGLSFTPEMQRKATKTFSGGWRMRIALARALFIEPDLLLLDEPTNHLDLHAVLWLETYLVKWPKTFIVVSHAREFLNTVVTDILHLQAQKLTAYKGDYDTFERTREEQMKNQQKAFDSSEKAKAHMQAFVDKFRYNAKRASLVQSRIKAIERLGTVDEVINDPDYKFEFPTPDDRPGAPIISFSDASFGYPGGPLLFKNLNFGIDLDSRVAMVGPNGIGKSTILKLISGELQPSSGTVFRSAKVRIAVFSQHHVDGLDLTSNPLLYMMRCYPGVPEQKLRSHLGSLGVTGNLALQPMYTLSGGQKSRVAFAKITFKKPHIILLDEPSNHLDLDAVEALIQGLVLFQGGVLMVSHDEHLISGSVGELWAVSDGKIAPFAGDFQDYKKMLKSST